The following are encoded in a window of Arthrobacter antioxidans genomic DNA:
- the hpt gene encoding hypoxanthine phosphoribosyltransferase — translation MDSNDVQADLKHVLYTREEIQQRINELAEQIDADYQGRDILLVGVLKGAVMVMADLARALNSHITMDWMAVSSYGSGTQSSGVVRILKDLETDLMGKHVLIAEDIIDSGLTLSWLKANLLSRGPASVEICTLLRKPEAAKVEIDVKYVGYDIPNEFVVGYGLDFAEKYRNLDFIGTLAPHVYE, via the coding sequence GTGGATTCCAACGACGTCCAGGCAGATCTCAAGCACGTCCTCTATACCCGGGAGGAGATCCAGCAGCGGATCAACGAGCTCGCGGAGCAGATCGATGCCGACTACCAGGGCCGGGACATCCTCCTCGTGGGCGTGCTCAAGGGCGCGGTGATGGTGATGGCCGACCTCGCACGGGCGCTGAACTCCCACATCACGATGGACTGGATGGCCGTCTCCTCCTACGGGTCGGGCACGCAGTCCTCCGGTGTCGTGCGGATCCTCAAGGACCTCGAGACCGACCTCATGGGCAAGCACGTTCTGATCGCCGAGGACATCATCGACTCCGGCCTGACGCTCTCCTGGCTCAAGGCGAACCTCCTGTCCCGCGGTCCCGCCTCGGTCGAGATCTGCACCCTCCTGCGGAAGCCCGAGGCCGCGAAGGTCGAGATCGACGTCAAGTACGTGGGCTACGACATCCCGAACGAATTCGTGGTCGGCTACGGCCTCGACTTCGCGGAGAAGTACCGCAACCTCGACTTCATCGGCACCCTGGCGCCGCACGTCTACGAGTAG
- the ftsH gene encoding ATP-dependent zinc metalloprotease FtsH, producing MKFKNIFKGPIFWIVLAVVALLLVLPSLFGTGSSRVDTNVGLQLLEDDQVSQAKIYDGEQRVDLTLREDYEDMGQSVQFFYSTARAEGVVEAIDASDTDGFTDQPAESNWLLSLAGLIFPILILGVIFWFLLSRMQGGGSKVMQFGKSKAKLITKDMPQVTFNDVAGADEAVEELLEIKEFLQEPAKFQALGAKIPKGVLLYGPPGTGKTLLARAVAGEAGVPFYSISGSDFVEMFVGVGASRVRDLFEQAKNNAPAIIFVDEIDAVGRHRGAGVGGGNDEREQTLNQLLVEMDGFDATTNVILIAATNRPDVLDPALLRPGRFDRQIGVEAPDMRGREHILSVHSKGKPMAGGVDLKGVAKKTPGFTGADLANVLNEAALLTARSNAQLIDDRALDEAIDRVIAGPQKRSRVMKELERKITAYHEGGHALVAAALRNTDPVTKVTILPRGRALGYTMVMPSDDKYSVTRNELLDQLAYAMGGRVAEEIVFHDPSTGASNDIEKATGTARKMVTQYGMSERIGAVKLGQGAGEPFLGRDMGSDRDYSDQLALVVDEEVRRLIDNAHDEAYQILTENRDVLDRLALELLERETLNQAEIAEVFTHVRKRELREVWLSKQTRPVHSLPPVTSRKERAEALEGGQPAPESVAPQDQIAHANLPNDFDVHASDLPSPEPSENGPRNTGGGTDR from the coding sequence ATGAAATTCAAGAACATCTTCAAGGGGCCCATCTTCTGGATCGTCCTGGCCGTCGTGGCGCTCCTGCTGGTCCTGCCCAGCCTGTTCGGCACGGGCAGCTCCCGCGTCGACACGAACGTCGGGCTCCAGCTCCTCGAAGATGACCAGGTCTCCCAGGCCAAGATCTACGACGGCGAGCAGCGCGTGGACCTCACCCTGCGCGAGGACTACGAGGACATGGGCCAGAGCGTCCAGTTCTTCTACAGCACCGCGCGGGCGGAGGGCGTGGTGGAGGCGATCGACGCCTCCGACACGGACGGCTTCACCGACCAGCCCGCCGAGAGCAACTGGCTCCTCAGCCTCGCCGGCCTGATCTTCCCGATCCTCATCCTCGGCGTCATCTTCTGGTTCCTCCTCAGCCGCATGCAGGGCGGCGGCTCCAAGGTCATGCAGTTCGGCAAGTCCAAGGCCAAGCTCATCACCAAGGACATGCCCCAGGTCACGTTCAACGACGTCGCCGGCGCGGACGAGGCGGTCGAGGAACTGCTCGAGATCAAGGAATTCCTCCAGGAGCCCGCGAAGTTCCAGGCCCTCGGGGCCAAGATCCCCAAGGGCGTGCTCCTCTACGGTCCTCCCGGCACCGGCAAGACCCTCCTCGCCCGCGCGGTCGCCGGCGAGGCCGGTGTGCCGTTCTACTCCATCTCGGGTTCCGACTTCGTGGAGATGTTCGTGGGCGTCGGTGCGTCCCGCGTCAGGGACCTGTTCGAGCAGGCCAAGAACAACGCACCCGCCATCATCTTCGTCGACGAGATCGACGCCGTCGGACGCCACCGCGGTGCCGGCGTGGGCGGCGGCAACGACGAGCGGGAGCAGACCCTCAACCAGCTCCTGGTCGAGATGGACGGTTTCGACGCCACCACCAACGTGATCCTGATCGCCGCGACCAACCGCCCCGACGTCCTGGACCCCGCGCTCCTGCGCCCGGGCCGCTTCGACCGCCAGATCGGCGTCGAGGCCCCGGACATGAGGGGCCGCGAGCACATCCTCTCCGTGCATTCCAAGGGCAAGCCGATGGCCGGCGGCGTGGACCTCAAGGGCGTCGCCAAGAAGACCCCGGGCTTCACCGGTGCCGATCTCGCGAACGTCCTCAACGAGGCGGCGCTCCTCACGGCCCGCTCCAACGCACAGCTCATCGACGACCGCGCCCTCGACGAGGCGATCGACCGCGTCATCGCCGGGCCGCAGAAGCGCAGCCGCGTCATGAAGGAACTCGAGCGGAAGATCACGGCCTACCACGAGGGGGGCCACGCCCTCGTGGCCGCGGCCCTCCGCAACACGGACCCGGTCACCAAGGTGACCATCCTGCCGCGCGGACGCGCCCTCGGGTACACCATGGTGATGCCGAGCGACGACAAGTACTCGGTGACGCGCAACGAACTCCTCGACCAGCTCGCCTACGCGATGGGCGGCCGGGTCGCCGAGGAGATCGTGTTCCACGACCCCTCCACGGGCGCCTCGAACGACATCGAGAAGGCCACCGGGACCGCGCGCAAGATGGTCACCCAGTACGGGATGAGCGAGCGCATCGGCGCGGTGAAGCTGGGCCAGGGTGCGGGGGAGCCGTTCCTCGGACGTGACATGGGCAGCGACCGCGACTACTCCGACCAGCTCGCCCTCGTGGTGGACGAGGAGGTGCGCCGGCTGATCGACAACGCCCACGACGAGGCCTACCAGATCCTCACCGAGAACCGAGACGTGCTGGACCGCCTCGCCCTGGAGCTGCTCGAGCGCGAGACGCTCAACCAGGCCGAGATCGCCGAGGTCTTCACCCACGTCCGCAAGCGCGAACTGCGGGAGGTCTGGCTGTCCAAGCAGACCCGCCCCGTGCACTCGCTGCCGCCGGTCACCTCGCGCAAGGAACGCGCGGAAGCCCTCGAGGGGGGTCAGCCCGCTCCGGAGAGCGTGGCGCCGCAGGACCAGATCGCCCACGCGAACCTCCCCAACGACTTCGACGTGCACGCGTCGGACCTGCCGTCGCCCGAGCCGTCGGAGAACGGGCCGCGGAACACCGGGGGCGGCACGGACCGCTAG
- the folE gene encoding GTP cyclohydrolase I FolE — MTDFDDEVVDAALAATGSPVDQLRIQRAVREILAAIGEDPERDGLLETPKRVAKAYAEMFSGLHQDAGEVLSTSFDIDHQELVLVKDIPFYSTCEHHLVPFHGTAHIGYIPSADGRVTGLSKLARLVEVYARRPQIQERLTSQIVDAMMEHLKPKGAIVVIECEHMCMSMRGVRKPGAKTVTSAVRGQLRETATRAEAMSLILGR, encoded by the coding sequence GTGACAGATTTCGACGACGAAGTAGTGGATGCAGCCCTGGCCGCCACGGGATCGCCTGTCGACCAGCTCCGCATCCAGCGGGCGGTCCGGGAGATCCTGGCGGCCATCGGCGAGGATCCCGAGCGCGACGGGCTGCTCGAGACCCCGAAGCGCGTGGCGAAGGCCTACGCGGAGATGTTCTCGGGGCTGCACCAGGACGCCGGCGAGGTCCTCTCGACGTCCTTCGACATCGACCACCAGGAGCTCGTGCTGGTGAAGGACATCCCCTTCTACTCCACCTGCGAACACCACCTGGTCCCGTTCCACGGGACGGCGCACATCGGCTACATCCCCTCGGCGGACGGGCGCGTCACGGGTCTGAGCAAACTCGCGCGACTCGTCGAGGTCTATGCGCGGCGTCCGCAGATCCAGGAGAGGCTGACCAGCCAGATCGTTGATGCGATGATGGAACACCTGAAACCCAAGGGCGCGATCGTCGTCATCGAGTGCGAGCACATGTGCATGTCGATGCGCGGGGTGCGGAAGCCTGGCGCCAAGACCGTCACGTCGGCCGTCCGCGGCCAGCTCCGTGAGACGGCGACGCGCGCCGAGGCCATGAGCCTCATACTCGGAAGGTAG